A single region of the Paramicrobacterium fandaimingii genome encodes:
- a CDS encoding SDR family oxidoreductase, whose translation MDTILVVGGTGLVGSAVAAAARARGHAVRSLSREIPAPDAANFVIGVDYRVCNLYHSTQAELDEHLRGADVVIDCLNGVSHVAQAVFRVGAVQITDAAARVGITRIVVVSDVGCDQSDFAYYEAKTDQEGVYLDSPVATTVVRFTVVFEQMLQIIEKASRFRVVPTSSRAQIQPIDVADMAEVIVDTTADTGPDEIKSYGGPEIASVRSFSQQWLTHTGRRAALVPVPLITAIGRYLRSGANIVADSRRGSTTWQDWLNRSLPPAESTACESGPQTNGTPSHA comes from the coding sequence ATGGACACCATTCTCGTCGTCGGGGGGACGGGGCTCGTCGGAAGCGCCGTTGCCGCTGCCGCGCGCGCTCGCGGGCACGCCGTGCGTTCGCTCTCGCGCGAGATTCCGGCACCTGATGCCGCGAACTTCGTCATCGGAGTCGATTACCGCGTCTGCAATCTCTACCATTCGACTCAGGCAGAGCTCGACGAGCATCTGCGGGGCGCCGATGTTGTGATCGACTGCCTCAATGGCGTTTCGCACGTTGCTCAGGCGGTGTTTCGCGTTGGTGCCGTGCAGATCACGGATGCTGCCGCCCGCGTCGGCATCACTCGCATCGTCGTCGTGTCTGACGTCGGCTGCGACCAGAGCGACTTCGCGTACTACGAGGCGAAGACCGACCAAGAGGGGGTCTACCTCGACTCGCCTGTCGCCACAACCGTCGTGCGATTCACCGTCGTGTTCGAGCAGATGCTGCAGATCATCGAGAAGGCCTCCCGATTTCGCGTTGTGCCGACGTCTAGTCGAGCCCAGATTCAGCCCATCGACGTCGCCGATATGGCCGAGGTGATTGTCGACACGACAGCCGATACCGGCCCTGACGAGATTAAATCGTACGGTGGGCCAGAGATCGCCTCCGTCCGCTCGTTTTCGCAGCAATGGCTGACGCACACCGGACGCCGAGCCGCTCTTGTGCCCGTTCCGCTCATTACGGCAATCGGACGGTACTTGCGCTCGGGGGCAAACATCGTTGCCGATTCGAGACGCGGCTCGACGACGTGGCAAGACTGGCTGAATCGGTCACTGCCGCCTGCCGAGTCGACCGCGTGCGAGAGCGGGCCGCAGACGAACGGCACGCCGAGCCACGCCTAG
- a CDS encoding ECF transporter S component has translation MFSTRLLMTCAAIGVGSGIIFTVAGFVNGIVAAAAPIVYGLAIGVYFLPGVIAQSLLRLPGVALITSLIAGLVGSAVNPAFIMRYLATGLAVGLLQEIPFALRRYHYWKPWVFYVAAAIMGTIFGGAVFIAVGMEHFVGWANLVYFGLFAVSPVLFTWLGRVIAAGINKTGVARGIQHEIDSRPRSSATKHAHTQPMSAA, from the coding sequence ATGTTCAGCACCCGCCTCCTCATGACCTGCGCCGCGATCGGCGTTGGCAGCGGGATCATCTTCACCGTTGCGGGGTTCGTCAACGGCATCGTCGCTGCCGCAGCGCCCATCGTCTACGGCCTCGCGATCGGCGTGTATTTTCTTCCCGGCGTCATCGCCCAGTCGCTTCTGCGGCTCCCCGGCGTCGCGCTCATCACGAGCCTGATCGCCGGCCTCGTCGGCTCGGCTGTGAACCCCGCATTCATCATGCGCTACCTCGCGACAGGGCTCGCCGTCGGCCTGTTGCAGGAGATTCCCTTCGCTCTTCGTCGGTACCACTACTGGAAGCCGTGGGTGTTCTACGTCGCGGCGGCGATCATGGGAACGATTTTCGGCGGCGCGGTTTTCATCGCCGTCGGCATGGAGCACTTCGTCGGCTGGGCGAACCTCGTCTACTTCGGCCTCTTCGCCGTGAGCCCCGTGCTCTTCACCTGGCTCGGTCGGGTCATCGCCGCGGGAATCAACAAGACGGGTGTCGCGCGAGGCATCCAACACGAGATCGACAGCAGACCGCGCAGTTCGGCGACGAAGCACGCGCATACGCAGCCGATGTCGGCAGCCTGA
- a CDS encoding copper resistance CopC family protein, whose translation MTRRGTRTSITGARAPRAVAVAFAVGLAAALAVGAPASAHTQVAPASPEPGSTVTTGPVTVALNTTEPVLESGQKSIVVRGPGDEERYFGDGCATVSNGMTLSADVTLGEPGEYTVIWTLVAEDGHTQSSDDFEPFTFTWQPEEGQQAAEGASSVPTCGEELPAEAPDDSGSSSDEPSESSSQGSQGSQNGQDNQAADAPASEPDSSDIGWLIAAGGIVFIAAAAVVMILVRRRMLADDAEDEDAAASDAQGAQGNHGNHGNTDSSSDASESSGSSGGSAGDGPSTSS comes from the coding sequence GTGACACGCAGAGGGACTCGCACATCGATCACAGGAGCGCGAGCCCCTCGAGCGGTGGCTGTCGCGTTTGCCGTCGGGCTCGCCGCGGCCCTCGCTGTCGGAGCTCCCGCCTCGGCGCACACGCAGGTGGCGCCGGCCTCACCTGAACCCGGATCGACGGTGACGACGGGCCCCGTGACCGTCGCGCTGAACACAACGGAGCCGGTGCTCGAGAGCGGGCAGAAGAGCATTGTCGTGAGAGGGCCGGGCGACGAGGAGCGCTACTTCGGTGATGGCTGCGCCACGGTCTCGAACGGCATGACCCTCAGCGCCGACGTGACGCTCGGAGAGCCGGGCGAGTACACGGTGATCTGGACGCTCGTTGCCGAAGATGGGCACACGCAGAGCTCTGACGACTTTGAGCCGTTCACCTTCACATGGCAGCCCGAGGAAGGGCAGCAGGCCGCCGAGGGAGCGTCATCGGTTCCGACCTGCGGGGAGGAACTTCCCGCTGAGGCACCAGACGACAGCGGCAGCTCAAGCGACGAGCCCTCCGAGTCGAGCAGTCAGGGCAGTCAGGGCAGTCAGAATGGTCAGGACAACCAGGCAGCGGATGCGCCGGCGAGCGAGCCCGACAGCTCTGACATCGGCTGGCTGATTGCCGCGGGCGGAATCGTGTTCATCGCGGCCGCCGCCGTTGTGATGATTCTGGTGCGGCGCCGCATGCTGGCCGATGATGCCGAAGATGAGGATGCCGCCGCAAGCGACGCCCAGGGCGCCCAGGGCAACCACGGCAACCACGGCAACACGGACAGCTCGTCTGACGCGTCTGAGTCGTCTGGCTCGTCTGGCGGTTCGGCTGGCGACGGGCCGTCGACCTCGTCCTGA
- a CDS encoding GNAT family N-acetyltransferase, with the protein MADITPHVTRNDAENRYELWIDDTLVGHAQFAYEESGTAFVHTVVDTAYEGRGFGSVLAKFALDDTVERDEIIVPYCPFIQAYLKRHHEYDAHVAWPTPKHEKK; encoded by the coding sequence ATGGCAGACATCACACCGCACGTCACGCGCAATGACGCGGAGAACCGCTATGAGCTGTGGATCGATGACACCCTCGTCGGGCACGCCCAATTCGCGTACGAAGAGAGCGGAACCGCGTTCGTGCACACCGTCGTCGACACGGCGTACGAGGGCCGCGGGTTCGGTAGCGTACTCGCCAAGTTCGCCCTCGACGACACCGTTGAGCGTGACGAGATCATTGTGCCGTATTGCCCGTTCATTCAGGCATATCTGAAGCGACACCACGAATACGACGCGCACGTGGCCTGGCCGACGCCCAAACACGAGAAGAAGTGA
- a CDS encoding acyl-CoA dehydrogenase family protein codes for MAQDVETPDDVAEVANVHETVDTGPVGIAGSASLNTDEVQRALLGRWSEIRRRSRALAARPEMQRIEGQPMEEHRARVLEQMHLLVEDGQVLRAFPERLGGDNDAGGNIAGFEELVLADPSLQIKSGVQWGLFGSAVLHLGTQKHHDRFLPDIMTLDVPGAFAMTEIGHGSDVASIGTTATYDESTQEFVIHTPFKGAWKEFLGNAARDGVAATVFAQLITKGVNHGVHCFYVPIRDENGEFLPGVGGEDDGLKGGLNGIDNGRLHFTNVRIPRDNLLNRYGDVAEDGSYTSSIASPGRRFFTMLGTLVQGRVSLDGAATTASALALTIAIRYGDQRRQFNAASDTNEEVLLDYQKHQRRLLPRLAETYAHTFAHETLLTKFDEVFSGRADTDDDRQDLETLAAALKPLSTWHALDTLQESREACGGAGFMNANRFTSLYADLDVYVTFEGDNNVLLQLVAKRLLTDFSSKFRKADSGALARYVVAQAADRAYHGSGLRTLGQTLGDFGSTARSVGQLRETAVQRELLTDRVETMIENIAGELRPASKRSKKEAADLFNSQQTALIEAARAHGELLQWEAFTAGIEKIQDASTRTVLTWLRDLFGLSLIEKHLAWYLMNGRLSTQRAEAVSAYINRLVARLRPYAVQLVDAFGFEEAHLRAPIATDGERTRQDEARAYYAALRESGDAPIDEKVLRAREKAAQKQKR; via the coding sequence GTGGCGCAAGATGTGGAAACTCCCGACGACGTGGCAGAGGTCGCAAACGTGCACGAGACCGTTGACACGGGGCCTGTGGGGATTGCGGGCTCTGCGTCTCTGAACACGGATGAGGTGCAGCGCGCGCTTTTGGGCCGCTGGAGTGAGATTCGCCGGAGGTCACGTGCGCTCGCCGCGCGACCCGAGATGCAGCGCATCGAGGGGCAGCCGATGGAGGAGCACCGCGCCCGCGTGCTCGAGCAGATGCATCTGCTCGTAGAAGACGGCCAAGTGCTGCGCGCGTTCCCCGAACGTCTCGGAGGAGACAACGATGCGGGCGGCAACATCGCCGGCTTCGAAGAGCTCGTGCTCGCCGACCCGTCGCTGCAGATCAAATCGGGAGTGCAGTGGGGGCTGTTCGGCTCTGCCGTGCTGCACCTCGGCACGCAGAAGCACCACGATCGCTTTCTTCCCGACATCATGACGCTCGACGTGCCTGGCGCATTCGCGATGACGGAGATCGGCCATGGTTCTGATGTCGCGTCGATCGGCACGACGGCGACATACGACGAGAGCACGCAGGAGTTTGTGATCCACACGCCGTTTAAGGGTGCGTGGAAGGAATTTCTCGGCAACGCCGCGCGCGACGGCGTCGCCGCCACCGTGTTCGCCCAGCTCATCACCAAGGGTGTGAACCACGGCGTGCACTGCTTCTACGTGCCCATCCGCGATGAGAACGGTGAGTTTCTTCCCGGCGTCGGGGGCGAAGATGACGGGCTCAAGGGCGGGCTCAACGGCATCGACAACGGTCGCCTTCACTTCACGAACGTGCGCATTCCGCGCGACAACCTGCTCAACCGGTACGGCGACGTCGCCGAAGACGGCAGCTACACGTCGTCGATCGCGAGCCCGGGGCGTCGTTTCTTCACGATGCTCGGAACGCTCGTTCAAGGAAGGGTCTCGCTCGACGGCGCCGCGACGACGGCATCCGCCCTCGCTCTCACCATCGCCATACGCTACGGCGACCAGCGCCGCCAGTTCAACGCAGCCTCGGACACGAACGAAGAGGTGCTGCTTGACTACCAGAAGCACCAGAGACGGCTGCTGCCGCGCTTGGCCGAGACCTACGCGCACACCTTCGCGCACGAAACGCTGCTTACCAAGTTTGACGAGGTATTCAGCGGCCGCGCCGACACAGATGACGACAGGCAAGATCTCGAGACCCTCGCCGCAGCACTCAAGCCGCTGTCGACCTGGCACGCGCTCGACACGCTGCAAGAGAGCCGCGAAGCATGCGGTGGCGCGGGCTTCATGAATGCAAACCGCTTCACGAGCCTGTATGCCGACCTCGACGTCTACGTCACGTTCGAGGGCGACAACAACGTGCTGCTTCAGCTGGTTGCCAAGCGGCTGCTCACGGACTTCTCGAGCAAGTTCCGCAAGGCCGATTCGGGAGCTCTCGCCCGCTACGTCGTCGCTCAGGCCGCCGATCGCGCCTACCACGGCAGCGGGCTGCGCACCCTCGGGCAGACCCTCGGTGACTTCGGTTCGACGGCGCGCTCCGTCGGCCAGCTGCGCGAGACGGCGGTTCAACGCGAGCTGCTCACAGACCGTGTCGAGACGATGATCGAGAACATTGCGGGGGAGCTGCGGCCCGCGTCGAAGCGGTCGAAGAAAGAGGCGGCCGATCTGTTCAATTCGCAGCAGACCGCGCTGATCGAGGCGGCACGGGCACACGGCGAGCTGCTGCAGTGGGAGGCATTCACCGCCGGCATCGAGAAGATTCAGGATGCCTCGACACGCACCGTTCTCACCTGGCTGCGCGACCTGTTCGGGCTCAGCCTCATCGAGAAGCATCTCGCCTGGTACCTCATGAACGGGCGGCTGTCGACGCAGCGCGCGGAGGCAGTGAGCGCCTACATCAACCGGCTCGTGGCGCGGCTGCGTCCCTATGCCGTGCAGCTTGTCGATGCGTTCGGCTTCGAGGAGGCTCACCTGCGGGCACCAATCGCCACGGACGGCGAGCGGACGCGGCAGGACGAAGCGCGCGCGTACTACGCGGCGCTGCGTGAATCAGGCGACGCGCCGATCGATGAGAAAGTGCTTCGTGCCCGAGAGAAGGCCGCGCAGAAGCAGAAGCGCTGA
- a CDS encoding YcnI family copper-binding membrane protein, protein MKRTTRRRAGIGVVAGAALALALPVAASAHVHVVPDEAAAGSSTVLTFTIGHGCDGSSTTAVSILMPDEVISAKPVVNAGWTAKTQTEPVDGVSDQNGDPVSERTSAVEFTAKTPLADSQIDTLSVQVSLPEETAGETLAFPVEQTCEEGSTSWDQVAESEGDEPEHPAPTIAVGAVDVSGHGHGGGEDAAEHGTADAQASSQTDNDNDLIARIIGIAGLAVGAAGIVLAITARRPRAKERK, encoded by the coding sequence ATGAAGAGAACAACACGACGACGTGCCGGTATCGGAGTAGTGGCGGGAGCTGCGCTCGCCCTCGCCCTGCCCGTCGCGGCCAGCGCCCACGTGCACGTCGTGCCAGACGAGGCGGCGGCAGGGTCAAGCACCGTGCTCACGTTCACCATCGGGCACGGCTGTGACGGCTCGTCAACGACGGCGGTCAGCATTCTGATGCCAGACGAGGTCATCTCGGCGAAACCCGTCGTCAACGCCGGATGGACGGCGAAGACGCAGACGGAGCCCGTCGACGGCGTCAGCGATCAGAACGGCGACCCCGTGAGCGAGCGCACGAGCGCCGTGGAGTTTACGGCGAAGACGCCACTTGCCGACTCCCAGATCGACACGCTCTCTGTGCAGGTTTCGCTCCCCGAAGAAACCGCGGGCGAGACCCTTGCGTTCCCCGTCGAGCAGACGTGCGAAGAGGGATCGACCTCGTGGGATCAGGTTGCCGAGTCCGAGGGCGATGAGCCCGAGCATCCGGCTCCGACGATTGCCGTCGGAGCTGTCGACGTCTCGGGCCACGGCCATGGAGGGGGAGAGGATGCTGCCGAGCACGGCACGGCAGACGCACAGGCCTCGTCGCAGACTGATAACGACAATGACCTGATCGCACGTATAATCGGAATTGCAGGGCTCGCTGTCGGTGCCGCCGGAATCGTCCTCGCGATCACGGCCCGTCGGCCTCGCGCGAAGGAGAGAAAGTGA
- the recQ gene encoding DNA helicase RecQ — MTSPAGGTALEVLSHVFGYDAFRGDQGEIVDQVTAGGDAVVLMPTGGGKSLCYQIPALLREGTGVVVSPLIALMHDQVQALQAVGVRAEFLNSTQSAAERSRVERDYRAGDLDILYVAPERLSNQATRSLLAEGTIALFAIDEAHCVSQWGHDFRPDYLALSELAELWPNVPRIALTATATEATHAEITQRLSLGNARHFVASFDRPNIQYRIVPKRDPRAQLVEFIRAEGQDAAGIVYALSRVSVERTADYLRQRGITALAYHAGLDADVRADAQSRFLREDGVVIVATIAFGMGIDKPDVRFVAHIDLPKSVEGYYQETGRAGRDGEPAVAWLAYGLQDVVQQRRMIDDGAADIAHKRRSMQHLDAMLALCETVQCRRVNLLRYFGQESSPCGNCDTCLNPPAVVDGTLAAQKLLSTVVRLDRERNQRFGAGQVIDILRGKETPRTRQHGHEALSTWGIGADLSDQRWRGVVRQLLAQGLLATRGEYGVLGLTESSGEVLRGDRAVQLRDEPEKAQRSRSARRSAAQQLEPAAAELFEKLREWRASVAREQGAPAYIVFADATLRDIAAAKPTDEAALGAISGVGDKKLARYGAAVIEVVRG; from the coding sequence ATGACTTCTCCTGCCGGTGGCACCGCACTCGAGGTTCTGAGCCACGTCTTCGGATACGACGCCTTCCGCGGCGACCAGGGAGAGATCGTCGACCAGGTCACCGCGGGCGGAGACGCCGTCGTGCTCATGCCGACGGGCGGCGGAAAGAGCCTGTGCTACCAGATTCCGGCTCTGCTGCGCGAGGGAACGGGCGTCGTCGTGTCTCCGTTGATCGCCCTCATGCACGACCAGGTGCAGGCGCTCCAGGCCGTTGGCGTGCGGGCAGAGTTTCTCAATTCGACGCAGTCTGCTGCCGAACGCTCTCGCGTCGAACGCGACTATCGCGCGGGAGACCTCGACATTCTCTATGTCGCTCCCGAGCGCTTGAGCAACCAGGCGACGCGGTCACTGCTCGCGGAGGGCACCATCGCCCTCTTCGCGATCGACGAAGCCCACTGCGTGTCGCAGTGGGGGCACGACTTTCGGCCCGACTACCTCGCGCTGTCCGAGCTTGCCGAGCTGTGGCCCAACGTGCCGCGCATCGCCCTCACGGCCACAGCGACCGAGGCGACGCACGCCGAGATCACGCAGCGACTGAGCCTTGGCAACGCCCGGCATTTCGTTGCGAGCTTCGATCGCCCCAACATCCAGTACCGCATCGTGCCGAAGCGGGATCCCCGGGCGCAGCTTGTCGAGTTCATTCGTGCCGAAGGGCAGGATGCCGCGGGCATCGTGTATGCCCTGAGCCGAGTGAGCGTCGAGCGAACGGCCGACTACCTGCGCCAGCGCGGCATCACGGCGCTTGCCTACCATGCGGGGCTCGATGCAGACGTGCGTGCCGACGCCCAGTCGCGGTTTCTGCGCGAAGACGGCGTCGTCATTGTGGCGACGATCGCTTTTGGCATGGGCATCGACAAGCCAGACGTGCGATTCGTCGCCCACATTGATCTTCCCAAGTCCGTTGAGGGCTACTACCAAGAGACCGGGCGAGCAGGGCGTGATGGTGAGCCCGCTGTTGCCTGGCTCGCCTATGGGCTGCAGGACGTCGTGCAGCAGAGACGCATGATCGACGACGGCGCGGCCGACATCGCCCATAAGCGACGTTCGATGCAGCACCTCGACGCCATGCTCGCGCTGTGCGAGACAGTGCAGTGTCGACGCGTCAATCTGCTGCGGTACTTCGGCCAAGAGAGCTCGCCGTGCGGCAACTGCGACACTTGCCTGAACCCGCCGGCTGTCGTCGACGGCACCCTTGCGGCGCAGAAGCTGCTCTCGACAGTCGTTCGCCTCGACAGGGAACGCAATCAGCGCTTCGGCGCCGGCCAGGTGATCGACATTCTGCGAGGCAAAGAGACACCGCGCACGCGGCAGCATGGGCACGAGGCACTGAGCACATGGGGCATCGGCGCCGATCTCTCTGACCAGCGCTGGCGGGGCGTCGTGCGGCAGCTTCTCGCGCAGGGGCTGCTCGCCACACGTGGTGAGTACGGCGTGCTCGGGCTGACCGAGTCGAGCGGCGAGGTGCTGCGCGGTGACCGTGCGGTGCAGCTGCGCGACGAGCCCGAGAAGGCACAGCGCTCCCGGTCGGCACGCCGATCTGCGGCGCAGCAGCTTGAGCCGGCAGCAGCCGAGCTCTTCGAGAAGCTGCGCGAGTGGCGTGCGAGCGTAGCGAGGGAACAGGGAGCGCCGGCCTACATCGTGTTCGCCGACGCGACGCTGCGCGACATTGCGGCGGCGAAGCCGACAGACGAAGCGGCACTGGGAGCGATCAGCGGCGTTGGCGACAAGAAGCTCGCACGCTATGGCGCCGCTGTGATCGAGGTCGTTCGCGGCTAG
- a CDS encoding aldo/keto reductase family protein produces MAYRYLGRSGLKISDITYGNWLTHGGQIENDTATKCVHAALDHGITTFDTADVYANTVAEQVLGDALAGQRRESLEIFTKVWGPTGPKGPNDSGLSRKHIMESINGSLQRLGTDYVDLYQAHRYDPETPLEETMLAFADVVRQGKALYIGVSEWTADQLRAGHALASELGIHLVSNQPQYNMLWRVIEEEVVPASEDLGVSQIVWSPIAQGVLTGKYEPGKDAPAGSRATDETGSKTVARYLRDDVLTAVQGLKPIADEAGLTMPQLAIAWVLSNPNIASAIIGASRPEQIADNVVASGTTLDQDVLDRIDAVVGDIAERDPSKTDTPTERPA; encoded by the coding sequence ATGGCATATCGATATCTTGGACGCAGCGGACTGAAAATCTCTGACATCACGTACGGCAACTGGCTGACGCATGGTGGTCAGATTGAGAACGACACGGCGACGAAATGCGTTCACGCCGCGCTTGATCACGGAATCACAACGTTTGACACGGCAGATGTCTACGCGAACACCGTTGCCGAGCAGGTGCTGGGCGATGCCCTCGCCGGGCAGCGGCGCGAATCGCTCGAGATCTTCACGAAGGTGTGGGGGCCGACTGGCCCGAAAGGGCCCAATGACTCGGGGCTCAGCCGCAAGCACATCATGGAGTCCATCAACGGCTCGCTGCAGCGACTCGGCACCGACTACGTCGATCTCTATCAGGCGCACAGGTACGACCCCGAGACGCCCCTCGAAGAGACAATGCTCGCCTTCGCCGACGTCGTGCGCCAGGGAAAGGCGCTGTACATCGGTGTGAGCGAATGGACGGCAGACCAGCTGCGCGCGGGCCACGCGCTCGCGAGCGAACTCGGCATTCACCTCGTGTCGAACCAGCCGCAGTACAACATGCTGTGGCGTGTGATCGAAGAAGAGGTCGTTCCAGCGTCCGAGGATCTCGGTGTCTCGCAGATCGTCTGGTCGCCGATCGCGCAGGGGGTGCTGACCGGCAAGTACGAGCCGGGAAAGGATGCTCCCGCGGGAAGCCGCGCGACGGACGAGACCGGTTCGAAGACCGTTGCCCGTTACCTGCGCGACGACGTGCTGACCGCCGTGCAGGGCCTCAAGCCCATTGCCGACGAGGCAGGTCTCACCATGCCGCAGCTGGCGATCGCGTGGGTTCTGAGCAACCCCAACATCGCCTCGGCGATCATCGGAGCCTCACGCCCCGAACAGATCGCTGATAACGTCGTGGCGTCGGGAACCACACTCGACCAGGACGTGCTCGATCGCATCGACGCCGTCGTCGGCGACATCGCCGAGCGCGACCCCTCCAAGACGGACACCCCGACCGAACGTCCCGCGTGA
- a CDS encoding pirin family protein: MTRFDAPTEELLVREVASPGPMTLLLESREVPLGGIRGITVHRSLPQRGLPTVGAWCFLDYFDEAGVPMRVLPHPHIGLQTVTWPLNGEIRHRDTVLSDVMIQPGQLNIMTSGYGIAHSEFSTEPDAASAALRGVQLWVALPSGAADHEPFFEQHSDLPVWQQGGVSARVFVGTLGSATSPATTFTPLLGAEMRLAAGTAESIPVDRTFEHAVFVLDGEVTVDDVRVTERQLLYIGDGCPSVEIVADAAAHVIFIGGEPFGEDLVMWWNFVGRAHDDIVRAREDWEARASRFGNVPGHGAERIPAPPLPTVTLTPRRRRR; this comes from the coding sequence ATGACGCGATTCGATGCCCCAACCGAGGAACTGCTTGTTCGGGAGGTCGCCTCGCCCGGGCCGATGACACTGCTGCTCGAGTCCCGCGAGGTTCCGCTCGGCGGAATCCGCGGAATCACGGTGCACCGCTCACTTCCGCAGCGCGGGCTGCCGACCGTCGGCGCGTGGTGCTTTCTCGACTACTTTGACGAGGCTGGCGTTCCGATGCGGGTTCTGCCGCACCCGCACATCGGGCTGCAAACCGTCACGTGGCCCCTCAATGGCGAGATCAGACACCGCGACACCGTGCTGAGCGACGTCATGATTCAGCCGGGCCAGCTGAACATCATGACGAGCGGCTACGGCATCGCTCACTCAGAGTTCTCGACGGAGCCAGACGCCGCGTCTGCCGCGCTGCGCGGTGTGCAGCTCTGGGTAGCGCTTCCCTCTGGCGCGGCCGATCACGAGCCGTTCTTCGAGCAGCATTCCGACCTTCCGGTCTGGCAGCAGGGCGGCGTGAGCGCCCGCGTGTTCGTCGGAACGCTCGGTTCTGCGACATCCCCCGCCACGACCTTCACACCCCTGCTCGGCGCCGAGATGAGGCTCGCGGCAGGCACAGCCGAATCGATCCCCGTCGACCGCACGTTTGAGCATGCCGTCTTCGTTCTCGACGGCGAGGTCACCGTCGACGATGTGCGGGTGACGGAGCGACAGCTTCTCTACATCGGCGACGGGTGCCCGTCCGTCGAGATCGTTGCGGATGCCGCGGCGCACGTGATCTTCATTGGAGGCGAGCCCTTTGGTGAAGATCTCGTGATGTGGTGGAACTTCGTCGGCAGAGCGCACGACGACATCGTGAGAGCGCGCGAGGACTGGGAGGCCCGAGCATCCCGCTTTGGGAACGTTCCGGGCCATGGGGCCGAGCGCATTCCCGCACCACCGCTGCCGACGGTCACCCTCACCCCGCGACGGCGCCGCCGCTGA